In a genomic window of Bacilli bacterium:
- a CDS encoding flagellar biosynthesis protein FlhA: protein SKFVKGDAIAAIVILFINLLGGFVIGMAVHGFGFAESLQRFSVLTIGDGLVSQIPALLISTATGLIVTRAASENNFAADLSGQLLSHPKLLYIVAGTIFMLGVATPIGWLVTLPVATAIAIGGYRMQKNLAKEQEKAEEMEEVQQMAEVRSPESVINLLQVDPIEFEFGYGLIPLADAQQGGDLLDRVIMIRRQLALELGLVVPVIRIRDNIQLKPTEYVIKIKGNTVAHGELILNHYMAMSPGIDDESVTGIATTEPAFGLPALWIDEDMKERAELSGYTVVDPPSVVATHLTETIRKHAHELIGRQETKALIDHLKESYPALVEELIPGVLSIGDVQKVLSKLLKEKISIRDLVTIFETLADYGQLTKDPDVLTEYVRQSLSRQITQQFVADGDTLQVITVGPTLEKKIAESVQQTEHGSYLALDPGSSQLIYQKVVEQVGKLAQTGAQPVILASPTIRMYLRQLLERSLQDIPILSYNELEPSVEIHSVGVVNL, encoded by the coding sequence AGCAAATTTGTCAAAGGCGACGCGATCGCCGCGATCGTCATCTTGTTCATCAATCTGTTGGGCGGTTTTGTAATCGGCATGGCCGTGCACGGTTTTGGCTTTGCAGAATCGCTGCAGCGTTTTTCCGTCTTGACGATCGGCGACGGTTTGGTGAGCCAAATTCCGGCGCTTCTGATCTCGACCGCGACCGGCTTGATCGTCACGCGCGCCGCTTCGGAAAATAATTTTGCCGCCGATTTGTCCGGCCAGCTGCTTTCGCATCCAAAGCTGTTGTACATTGTGGCGGGAACAATTTTTATGCTTGGCGTGGCGACGCCGATCGGCTGGCTCGTCACTTTGCCGGTTGCTACGGCCATCGCGATCGGCGGTTACCGCATGCAAAAGAACCTGGCAAAAGAACAGGAGAAAGCGGAAGAGATGGAAGAAGTGCAGCAAATGGCGGAAGTGCGCAGCCCGGAAAGCGTCATCAATTTGCTGCAGGTTGATCCGATTGAATTTGAATTCGGCTACGGTCTTATTCCGCTTGCGGATGCGCAGCAAGGCGGCGATTTGTTGGATCGCGTCATCATGATTCGACGCCAATTGGCGCTGGAATTGGGGCTCGTTGTGCCTGTAATCCGCATTCGCGACAATATTCAACTAAAACCGACGGAATATGTGATAAAAATTAAAGGAAATACGGTGGCGCATGGTGAATTAATACTTAATCACTATATGGCAATGAGTCCCGGGATCGATGACGAGTCCGTTACCGGTATCGCCACCACCGAGCCCGCGTTCGGATTGCCGGCGCTGTGGATCGACGAGGACATGAAGGAACGCGCCGAGCTTTCCGGATACACGGTGGTTGATCCGCCGTCGGTCGTTGCCACCCATCTGACGGAAACCATTCGCAAGCATGCCCACGAGTTGATCGGACGCCAGGAAACGAAGGCGCTGATCGATCACCTGAAGGAATCGTACCCCGCGCTTGTCGAGGAACTGATTCCGGGTGTGTTATCGATTGGCGACGTGCAGAAAGTTTTAAGCAAATTATTGAAAGAGAAAATTTCCATTCGCGACTTGGTCACGATTTTTGAAACGTTGGCGGATTACGGCCAATTGACCAAAGATCCCGACGTATTGACCGAGTATGTCCGGCAATCGTTGTCCCGGCAAATTACCCAGCAGTTTGTCGCTGACGGGGACACGCTGCAAGTGATTACAGTCGGGCCGACGCTGGAGAAAAAAATTGCCGAATCCGTCCAGCAAACGGAACATGGTTCCTATTTGGCGCTCGACCCCGGTTCTTCGCAACTGATTTACCAAAAAGTTGTCGAACAGGTTGGGAAACTCGCCCAGACAGGCGCACAGCCGGTCATTCTCGCGTCGCCGACGATACGCATGTATTTGCGGCAGTTGTTGGAACGTTCGTTGCAGGATATTCCCATCCTTTCGTATAACGAATTGGAGCCAAGCGTTGAAATCCACAGCGTAGGAGTGGTGAATCTGTGA